In Haliscomenobacter hydrossis DSM 1100, the DNA window ATATGCAAATCCGTACCGCAATCGGTCCTAAAGAAAGTGCAAGTCTGAACAGCCAGGCTTTGCGCGAGAATTTTTTGATTGAAAAAGTCTGCGTACCCGGCGAAATCAACCTCGTGTATTCGCATTACGATCGGGTGATCATTGGTGGTGCCTCGCCAACTACCTCGGCTTTGGAATTGCCTACGTATCCCATTTTGCGGAGCGATTATTTTTTGGAAAGAAGAGAGTTGGGCATCATCAACGTGGGTGGCGATGGCCGGGTCAAAGTAGGTGACGAAGTTTACGAATTGCCCTTTATGGCTTGCCTCTATGTGGGCAAAGGAAATAAAAAGGTTGTTTTTGAAAGCGTCAACAGCGCTACCCCGGCGAATTATTACTTGCTTTCTTCTCCGGCGCATCAAAACTATCCCACCCGGAGATTGCTCAAAGAAGAAGCTTCGCCCG includes these proteins:
- the kduI gene encoding 5-dehydro-4-deoxy-D-glucuronate isomerase, whose product is MQIRTAIGPKESASLNSQALRENFLIEKVCVPGEINLVYSHYDRVIIGGASPTTSALELPTYPILRSDYFLERRELGIINVGGDGRVKVGDEVYELPFMACLYVGKGNKKVVFESVNSATPANYYLLSSPAHQNYPTRRLLKEEASPVEMGAVETANKRTIYKYIYLEGIRSCQLVMGLTVLAPGSVWNTMPPHVHDRRMEAYFYFNVPENQRVLHLMGEPQETRHMWVANHQAIISPPWSIHAGSGTSSYSFIWGMAGENQEYTDMDPQPVDVLR